CTCATGCACTGTCCCACATCCTTTTTGCCTTATCAACTTATGATACCAAGTCCACCAAGGTTGATAACCAGCAATTCCTTATGATTAATATCATAAGTGACAATATGTTCCAGCACACAAACATATGATCAGATATCCTAACACAAGGATCTGACCCCAATATGCCCTCAGGTGCAATTTCGACCGCAAGCAAACCTGCTCCAAAAATCAATTAAAATTCATGACAATTCATGATAAATCATAACTAAGAGAATGGTCCAATTAGATTTCCCAGAACCGGCCTCCATCCCATAGATCTCGGCCAAGATCAGCCAAACCGGCCCAAGGGACCATCTCTAAATCAATCCCTAAAAACTCATTAGGATTCATGATAATTCATGATAAATCTTAACTAAGAGAATGGTCAAGTCAGAATTTCAAGAACCGATCTCGATCCTATGGATCTTGACCTAGAACAGCCCCACCGGCCACCTTGACCATCTCGAAATCAATCAGATAAAAATCCCCAAATACCATGATAATTCATGATAATTCACGACTAAGAGGATTCCAAAGTCAGATCGCCATAAATCCATCAGGAAGTAGGAGATCTGGACTTAGCTGCCAAACCAAGGCCATGGAGGGTTCTTCTGAACCGGCCAAGCTATGGTTCAGTGCTACTATGTCTAATCATCAATCTCAATCATAAGAAGAAGAAATAATATGATTAATAATCATAAAACATAGTAAGGTGTAACTGCAGGACCAGATCAGTCCATAGTGTACAAGACTATGTCCAATGGTCTGCAGTCCCCACCTGTTACCTCATCAGGGGCGTCCATGCTCCTCCTAGCATGCCTTCATCAAACCCTTATCACATACTTCCAGTATTGATAAGATCTAACCATGGTTCGTGCCCATCACTCCTTCCATGGAACTTCCATGAAACCAGTTTCTATACTGCATCCATCTTCAAGGCTGTTCATGCCTTTGAGAGTGGAGTCAAGCATTTCCCCTTCTCTCCTAACCAATTTCGTGTGTTCCCCACACACAGAGGAAGCCTTAGACATGATCATCCATGATCAATCACCATCCAAAGGTCGTGCATCACTTCCCTCTTTGTTCCCCTTGAAACTGCTTTCTACACCAATCTCCCTTTAAGGCTGCATTGGCCCTTGGGAATGGATTCCGGCCAACTCCCTTCTTTCCTCACCATTTGCGTGTGTTCACAGGCTCCAGATAAGGCTTTGGGTGTTGTCAACAATGATCAAAACCGTTCAGAGGGTCGTTTTCAACTTCTCCCTTGATCCGCCCCAAAACTGTCTTTTTATGGCCTTCACACCACTATGGGTCTTGGATTGGGAATCCGACCAACTCTCTGTATTCTTCTCTGGATTATTTGTGTTTCAGGGTGTAGAAGGAAGCCCTGGCGTGCCTGCAAAGGCACGGACTTGCCTTCCTTATATAGGAGAAGGGGTGGTTACTTCTTGCCCATTGCATCCCTTCGGTATCATTTCTGGCTATTAATTTAATCAATGGTACAGATTGCACCCTTTCGCCTATGGCAGTTATCACACGCCCTGGAACTGCCAAACCACTCCTGGAAAAGTCCAAACAAGGCCCAGACTGATTGCCCACGCCCATGACCCAACCACAAGAACCCTCCAGCCCATTGGTACACATGGGTCATCCACATGGCCTGGTCACTGTCCAGACCCGAACCAACTGCCCAAAACTCGAACACTCAGTCCAGCTGAGTTGAGCTGATCCCCAGCTGACCCAGCTGAGTGAGCTAGTCCATCTAGCTCAGGGAGCTGACACACTCTTCAGTGAGCTACACTGAGCTGCACTACTCTTCACTTAGCTGGTCGAGCTTGCTTACCGCACCGCCCAGCTGCCATACTCTTAGTACAGCTTCTTTATACTTGTCTCCTTCTTGGTTTAGCTATCCCTTAATTTTCTGATGCCCTTAACCTTACTTCCAGGCTATGACACGCTTGTCTTTGGGCCATATGACCATACTGGTGCATCTCCACGCACCGCAGTCCGTTCGGACGATCCTATCCAATATCGGGGACATGACATGACCCATCAGAACCTTTTCGCGTACGAAGTGTATATCGCTCTCCACATGTTTAGTTCGTTGATGTTGAACCGGGTTGGAGGAGAGATATATGGCGCTGACATTATCGCAATAGACTATTGTGGCCCGGGAGATATGTATCTTCATTTCCAACAAAAGGTTGCACAACCACGTAGCTTCGGACACTACATTAGCGACGCCACGATACTCAGCTTCAGCGCTGGACCGGGAGATTGTTTGCTGTCGTTTTGACGACCAGGCGACGAGGTTCTCACCGAGGAAGACGCAATAACCGGAGGTGGAGCAACGAGTGGAGGGGAAACCTGCCCAATCATCATCAGAGTAAGCCGTGATGGAGAGAGACTGAGAGCGTGTCATCTTGATGCCGTATGAGATAGTTCCTTTGACGTATCGCAGGATTATTTTGAGTGCATGAAAGTGAGCTTCCCGTGGATCATGCATAAAGAGGCAGACCTGTTGAACCGCAAAGGCGATGTCAGGACGAGTGAATGTCAAGTACTGGAGTGCACCTGCGAGGCTCCGATAAAGAGTGGGATCAGAGACCGGTTTGCTGCCATCAGCGGAGAGCTTTTGTTTGGTGTCAACTGGAGTGAGACAGGGATTGCAGTTGGCCATGTTTGCACGGTGTAGAATGTCGGCTGCATAATTTTGTTGATGTAGCATAAGGACGTTAGCGTCTCTCTTGAGTGTAATACCGAGGAAGTGATGTAGAGGACCTTGATCAGACATTTCAAACTCGGAGCTGAGACACTTGATAAGGTGTTACAGGAGACTGGTAAATGAGGCAGTAAGAATGATATCATCTACGTATAGGAGCAAGTAGGCAAGGTCTGAGCCAGAGCAGAGTACGAACAATGAGTTGTCGGAGGTGCTCTGACGAAAACCAAGACGTCTGGTGTATGAGGCAAAGCGTATGTTCCACGTTCGAGGTGCCTGCTTGAGTCCGTAGAGAGAGCGCTTCAAGAGGCAGACATGTTTGGATTTACTCTAGTCGACGAAGCCGGATGGTTGGTGCATGTATACCGTCTCTTGAAGATCACCATTTAGGAATGCCTTTTTGATGTCGAGTTGATGAAGTGGCCGCGTACGAGAGCAACATGGAGAACTGTGCGGATCATTGCAGGTTTGACAACAGAACTGAACGTCTCATCACAGTCTATGCCCGGTTGCTGCGACTTGCCATTGGCTACGAGACGAGATTTGTGGCATTTGAGGCTTCCATCTGCATTGAATTTATGCTTATATAGCCACACAAAACGCAAAATGTTAGTATTTTTGGGACGTGGCACAAGAACCCACGTTCCCTTTTTAGTATAAGCATCATGTTCTACATTCATATAATTATTCCATAATGGATCCTTTGCTGCCTGAACATGTGAGATAGGTAATGGAGAGATAGAATTATCAGTGTGAAGACACACGGGAAGACGCGGTTTTATGATACCGCTTTTACCTCGAGTTACCATGGAATGAGTGTTTTGAGGAGCAGGAGCAGGAGGTGTAGGATTGATTTGTGGAGATGGAGGCTGAGGTGAGACAGGCGGTGAGAGAATGTGAGGCGAAGGTGGTGGAGAAGGAGGTGGAGCTGTAGGAGTTGTTGTGGGTCGAATAATAGGAGGAGGAAGAATTAACGGAGTAGAGCAAGCTATAGAATTATGAGAAGGAAAAAAAAAGGGAAATACCATTTCATCGAACACGACGTGGAGAGAAAGTATGAGTCGTTTGGTCTTGAGGTCAAGGCACCTATATCCACGATGGTCTTGAGGGTACCCGAGGAAGGCACATGGTGTTGATCGTTGCGCCAGTTTGTGCTTCTCTGTGGAGATGAGATTCGGGTAGCATAGGCAACCAAACGTTCTGAGTTGTTGATACGTTGGTTGCGTCTTGAACAAGAGCGTGTATGAGGAGCATCGTTGTCGATGGCTGTAGATGGAAGTATATTGAGAAGATGAGCTGCTGTATGTAAAGCTTCAACCCAATACTCCAGAGGGGCAGACGCCTGAAATAACAACGTGCGAATCATGTTATTAATGGTGCGAAGCATACGTTCAGCTCGTCCATTTTGCTGCGAAGTGTGCGGACAGGAGAACCGGAAGAGTGTGCCAGTTGATGCAAAGTGCTCCTTGAACAAACAGTTATCATACTCTCCGCCATTATCGCATTGTAGCGATTTTATTTGTCGGTTAAACTGATTCTGCACATAATTAGAGAAGTGAAAATATTTGCTCAAAGTTTCACTTTTTTGATGAAGCGGATAGATCCAAAGAAAGTGAGAATAATGATCAAGAAAGATAAGATAGTATTTCATCCCACTAATGCTAGAGATAGGAGATGTCCAAATATCTGAATGGACTATTTCAAAAGGAGAAGTAACAACAGTCTTAGAATAAAAAAATGGTAACCAAGTTTGCTTCCCAAGCTGACACGCTTGACCCAATGTTGTCAAGTCGGTTCTGGGAATGCTAGAAGAAAAAGAAGATAAGATGCGAGTAAGAATAGAGTTGTTGGGATGACCGAGCCTTTTGTGCCAGACGGACCTATCTAGTGACGCGATGGAGAGATCGGAATGAGATAATGGTGGTGGAGAAGGCGTCACTGAATAGAGGGGGCCTGAGCTATCACATCGGAGCAGAGTGTTCCGAGTCTGCAGGTCCTTTATACAAAAACCGAAAGGATCAAATTCAATGGCACAAAGGTTATCAGTAACAAACTTGCGGATTGATATAAGATTTTTAATGATACCATGACCCATGTTCTTTACGGCAGCTAAGGAACCGTTACCGACGGTAACATGAGGCATGGTGCTAGTATTAAAAAGAGATTGTAGGTTACCTGTGTTGGCGGTGATATGTGTGGATGCTCCAGAATCCATATACCACACGTTGTCAGGTTCTTGGAAGGTCACCGTATTGAAGGCATGGTTGAGAGCAGCAGGGAGCTGTGTCATTTGTGGAGGAGCCGCCTGCTGAGCCATGTTTGCCAGATGAGAGGGTGTCGATGGGTGAGACCCTAGAGTGCCAGAGTAGCCTGTGTTGCCAGGTCGTGGCTGGTGGGGCGTGGAGTATGGAGAGTACGCCGGATATGGGGTGAAGGGAGGATAGACCGGAGGTGGTTGTTGGTAGTACCACAGTGAGGCGTAGGGATTCACCTGTTGTTGTTGCCAATTGTTTGAGGACCGGCCTCTTCCTCGAAATGGAGCACCACCACGATTGCGTCCTTTGTTACCACGTCCAGAGTTGTTGATGTTGTTGTTGGAGTTTCATGGATTGCTGTCAGATCCGGCGTAGAGAACCGTTGGAGAAGAAGAAGTGTCATGATGGCAAGCAGTTGGTTTCTGTTGTTTCGAGAGACGTGCCTCTTCCATCTGTAGCATTGATCTTACTTCGAGGAGAGTCGGGAACGGTACCTTGTGCTGTACGACATTAATGATGGAGTCGAACTTGTCAGAGAGACCGTTCAAGAGGTGTAACACCAAGGCGCGTTTATACACATGAGCATCAATATTGGCAAGGAGATCAGCAGTGGTTTTCATCTTTTGGCAATAATCATGAACGGAGAGATCACCTATGACCATTGTACGAAGCTCGTTTTCGAGTTGGAGTGCGCGAGCTTCCTTATTATCGCGGAACAGGCTTTCGATGGAGAGCCATAACTCGCGAGCAGTAGCGTTCTTCTTGAGAACGATATCAATGATGGAGTCGGATATGGTTCCTTAGATCCACATCTTAACGAGTCCATCGCGCTATTTCCACTCCTTTTCAGTTTCCGGAGTCGGGAGAGAAGAGCCGTCGAGATGTTGGACGACACCATAGCTTACGCAACGTGTCTCAAAAAGCTCACGCCACTTGTCGTAGTTGAGTTTGCTCATGTCAAGAGTGATCGGGATGTAAGCTTTGATTTGCGAAATCCCATAGGGCTTGTCATTTGCAGAAGCAAGGGCGGCCATGGTTTTGAAGAAGAAGAGAGAGGGGAACGAGATAGAGAAACAGAAGAAGAGAGAAAGAAAGAGAGCGGAGGCTGGATCGATCGCTTTAGCTTGGAGGCTAGGGTTTAGCGTCTGATACCATGTAAGTTTAGGAAACTCTGTAGAGAGTATTATCATTGACGTGAGAATATATATACAATACATTAGATGGTTCTAGAGAGTATCTAAGTGTATCACAAAGATATTTACATATCTAATCATATCTAATCGTATATTCACTAACAGGTTTAAGATGTCTCTTCACGTGAAACTTACCTCTTAATACGGCTCTCTGTCTTCTTCTTTTTTTGGTAACACATACGACTTATCTTATATGCATGGTATTTGTTCCGAGGTAGTTGGGAAGGTTGGGCTAGGGAAGATGAGAGTTGGTGTTTCCCTTGTTTTCAGTTGCTAGTGCCCTATTGTGCTCCTTTCGTTTCTGAATAAGTATCAATTAAACATTTTTCATACATAGTAAGAAATTAGCGGAAATATATGTAAGTTGTTATTAATTACATTTTTCTGACCAATAATATTTGAGATAAATAAAATTATTTATAAAACAAATGCAGTTTGCAATTAATTTTCAGCTGAATGTAAGTATAATTTATATTGGAATTGTAAAATGACACTGAAACATATATGGAGTATAAACATTTTCTACTAATCAGAAGAATCTCTTTTCTCCCTAACTATAGTCGTTCTTTTGGTGAAAACATTGATCAAGGACTTGGATAAGCATATAATAGCTTCTTAAAATTTTGAATTATCTATGTTGATATACTTTTACTGGCACAATAAGTTGTTTTTTTGTCAGTGATTTCTCCAGATTGTGAAGAGTGAACACCACCATATACTAGTGTAGTAACCTCTGAGATAATCTTTTGTAGCTATTTTCTGTTAGATTGATCATTGGATATATAGATTTTTCACCATCTTTATATTTCTTTTTCCTGTCGAATTTTGAATAATACTAGCATATTACACCTTTTGGCAGATATTTTAGTCTCAGTTTTCTTCATTTTATATCACTGAATCGGAAACAGTTCTGGTTTCACTTGATAATTTTACAAACCCTGCAAAAGCACATGAACTAAGCAAAACAAAAAGGCATCAATTTGCAAGTATAGTTACAAGTTACAGTGTCACATTCATCAATCATTTAATTATTCATAATTTTGAATATTATTAAAGGAAACCTTCAAATCTTCTTCATGTTATAATAAACAACATCACTATAAGAACAAAAAGGAGAAGGTACATACATATGTTAAGCATACATTAGGAGTACACTGCCACAAACCTGACCCAAAAAAAAAAACAAAGCTGTGGGACTACCAATACATACACATCAGCCTAAGATCTTTTCAGCATCATCATAATAATCATTACATTATATAGCATACAAACACAAACCATTGAACAACTGCAGCTTTAGTGAGTGAGAGCCACTGCAGCTTCTTGAACCAGCGGCTGAGTAACATGCACAAAATGCTCAGCCTCACGCTCCACTTCTTCCCAACACCTATGAGAGTCTCTCCCTTCACCCATCTTCTTCACAAACCATACGAATCTCCTCCAATTCTCCGCCTTAAACAGCTCGGGATTCATCCTCAGGTAAGTAAACGCGCACATCTCTCTGTTTCCCCCCTCGCTGTCCTGATCAAAGCTCAGCGCTGACGCCTTGACGATCTGCTCGTGGGCGTAGTCATCGTACCTAGGCAACGCGTTTTCACCAGCTAGAGGAACTTCTGCAGCTAGAGTGGCTAAAGCCACCTGGTTCACTAGCTGCTCTGGTGCACAAAGCGCGTCTTGAGGCTGCTCGTGGTCTCTCATCTCGATACAGGTAAAGTTGAATACAGCGCTGTGTCTGGCTAGCATTTGGGCGATGGGTAGGTATCCGTCTCTGAGCCTTGTGTTGTAGTATCCTGCCGTGAGCTCAGGGGCGTGTGAGCGTGTCCCATAGTGCCAGTGGATTCCGGCGACTTTGGCTGAGAGTTTGACATCAGTGTTTTCGAAGATTGATTTGGCTGAGGAAAGGATCCGCTCGCCGTGATTTAGCAACATCTGGGAGTACCAAGTGAGGAAGAACTCTCCGTACTCTGTGTTCCAGCCACCGTCTTCTTTTTTGAAAAAGTGAGTGTCTTCTGGCCAGTTATTGTAGTGACCAGCATCGGTTGGGCCAGTACTGCCCCACTCTGGCTTCCCATAAGCCTCAGCTGCTGCTTTCAAGCTGCTTAATGAGTACTGGCATCAATCATAGCAAGTAAACACAGTTCAGTATTATTACATTATTTGCAAAATGAAGCAGAGGCTGTTAATGAGTGATTACCTTGTCATAGCATTGGAAGGCTCCAATCCCTGGGAAGTTCCATGTCCCGTCCTGCTCGGGGTATGAAGGGTAACGCAGCTCTCCTGCTGGTCCCATTCCCACTTGGATTTCCTGTAAAACGAATTCGATAAAAACTCAAATCATTTAGTAGAGAAACAGAGAAAGTCAGAGAGGCATGTTTCTGATATGAGACACGAAATGGGTAAAAGAGAAGGTGCAATTACCACAATGGTGTCTCCCAGAAGATGCTTGAAGTTGTCTCGGAAAGCACGCATGAAATCAGAGAAGCACTGCACGGGTGTTCGACCTCTGAGAACAGGGAGTGTATCAGCACCAAGTGATATATACTCATGGTTCCTTCTTCCCCACTGATCAGTGTATGCAAGGTCTGGATCCTTGTCAACCTCTTCAACAACCCACTGAGGCAGAGGAATACTGGTGAAGAACATAAAAGTTCTCAATCAGAACCACCCCGAATCTCACTTATGAAATGCTAAGACAGCCAGCCACTTCAACCAAATAAAAAATATACATGAACTAACTCTCTACCAAAGACAACAATATATTCATTGGTTTAATTGTTCAACTGGTCCATCCAAAAGAAACATCTTTTTCTACCAAATCAATCTTTCGTAATCAAAACCTTGGAAGAGACATAAGACGAATGAGAAGAAAGAAAAAAACAAAAGAATACGAAAAAGGCCTAAAACAAGGGACAACAAGAAGATGTAGTGGCTTCTTTAAGAGTCACTCTCCTCTAGAACATTGTTTCAACGCAATTCCCGTGCACGTCACGTCACTCCATTAATCAATTGATGAAAATCTGCTATTTTCCAAGCCTCTAATCCTACTCCTCTTCATTTCAATTCTAAAATCTTAATCAAGTTTCATAGTCAAACTAAACATTCACTGTAAATCCAATCCAAATTGCACACAAACATACACCAAAGCTTAAAAATGCAATCTTTAGTATCAAAAAAACGTACAATACAAAGATCAATGTAGAGAAGAAGTACTTACGAGACAGAGTCACCAACATTACCACCGCACTGATGAAAAGACATAACAGCCTGAACCTTTAGCCCCACCTTCCTCGCCATCTGAAGCACCTCCTCGTACCCTCCCCAGTTATAACCTCCCGGAGCTTCCCTCTCCACCAAACCCCACCACACATCTATCATGATCCCTTCCACACCTCCGCTCCTCAACGCCTGAAGACTCGCTCTCATCGCCTTCCTCCGATTCACCGCGTTCCCCATCGTCACGCTATCCAGCGGCATCATCACGAAAACCGGAACTCCTCCTTCTCTGTGCGTTCTTCGCTCCTCCGTCGTCTCCACCGCGAATGCTAAAACCGGATTCATTCCGCGAGCCTTGTTGTGATTCAGGTTCATCGCTTTATGCACCCTCGCCGACGGTGGTGAAACCGATAGAGATGAATTCGCCGACGGGGTGGTTATTTCACGGGACTTGATCGGAGTTCCGGCGAGAGCTCCGAGCTGATGCGGTAAACGAAGCGCCATTTTCTCTCTATGTAATTTTCCCGAGAAAATAAAACGAGTTTGAGAATCGATCGTTTGAATATAATCACAAATTGGATTTTCTGTTTCTTTTTTTTTTTGAAATTAGAAACTGTGTAACGTAGGAGGAGGAGATCTGGAGAGGAGGAGAAAGGGAAGTGTATTTATAGGGGAAAGCATTGAAAATGATAATAATAATCGTCGCTGATGTAGCAACACGCACGTGACGACGATGTTGGATAAAGACCACTATTTTAATTAGATCTCGAGGATGTAGTAGCTGAGTTGGCGACACCTGTATAAAGCGTATGATGTGGATAAACAGTGCTTATTAACTGTAACTACCGGTTTATTTACCTATACCGCCTTGGTTTTTCTTCGACTATTTTTAACCGATTCTGGTTTAATTCAATCTCTTATATATATTAACCTCAACGGCTCAACCTAACCACTTAATTCCTCTTTAACCATTCGAATCTATCTATCTATCACAATACTAAAAGGCCAATATGCTGAATTTCTAGGCTGCCACGTCACCAAAAATAATCAGCCAATAAAAAAAAGTTATTCTGCCACGTCCTTGCTACTTTGTAGAGTGAAAAAAACAAATGGGCTTTTTTTTCTATCCCATTGAAACCCATATCCAGACTCAGCATTGATCTCAACGAAAACCCTATCCTTATTTCATTTTTATCCCGCGTTCATTGCCACACACTCTTCAATTTTTTCTATTTTTTGAACTTTAACACTCACNNNNNNNNNNNNNNNNNNNNNNNNNNNNNNNNNNNNNNNNNNNNNNNNNNNNNNNNNNNNNNNNNNNNNNNNNNNNNNNNNNNNNNNNNNNNNNNNNNNNCGCCAAGCTCTCTCTCAAAACGCCAAGTTGCTTCGGTGGAACAAGATTCAAGATTCCACCATCTACAAGCTGAAGAACTCAGTGGAAGCGCTTAAGGGACAGATGAAAAAGGTCACTGCACTTCTCTCTCAAGTGTCTATCGGTTCTGGTTGTCAACGGGATGACTTGTTGGCTGGTGCTGGTCCATCTACTCTCCCATTCCCTGTCTTCTATGGACCTCCTCGTTCCCCGGAGTACCGACTCCGTCGTAGACGCAGGAACACAGCTCCTCCACCCCGAGCCTCCTCCAACGAGTCTACTTCAGTCGCTACCGACGACGACGACACGGAGGGAGCATCCTCCTTTGCTTAGCCAGGTTTCATCATCACCCTCCCATTGTATATACCAGTTTTTCTTTGCATTTATTTCTCTTTTCGGTATCTCCTCCTACTTTCTAACACAGAGACTGTGTGAACAAAGTTTGGGGGAGGTATCAAGTATTTGATCATGTTTTCTTTGATGATTTGTGTCTCATGCATTGCATTGTACATATATGTATAGAAAAAACCAAAAAAAAATTAAAAAATTTGAAAAACACAAAAAGAAACATGTAGTTGCATCACTTGCACTTTTAAGATTGAGTCTAAAGCATATAGGTTGCATTCACTTGCATTGGGAACAATGATTTAAAATGCCTTGCAAAGAACCCTTGTCTAGAACTCAAAATGACACCCTAGTTAAACATATCAAGTAGCTTNNNNNNNNNNNNNNNNNNNNNNNNNNNNNNNNNNNNNNNNNNNNNNNNNNNNNNNNNNNNNNNNNNNNNNNNNNNNNNNNNNNCAGCTCCAATCTAAACTTGGCTTGAATGAACTTAATCTCTCTTGCATGTGGTCACTTGCATACTTGATCATGGATCTCATACACATTTGGGTTATCTTATTCCTTTATATATCAATCTTTGTTAACCCAAATGGCACTCCATACCCTACAACCCTAGCCATTCTTTGAAACCAAACATTTAAT
The DNA window shown above is from Brassica oleracea var. oleracea cultivar TO1000 chromosome C3, BOL, whole genome shotgun sequence and carries:
- the LOC106328459 gene encoding beta-amylase 1, chloroplastic-like — protein: MALRLPHQLGALAGTPIKSREITTPSANSSLSVSPPSARVHKAMNLNHNKARGMNPVLAFAVETTEERRTHREGGVPVFVMMPLDSVTMGNAVNRRKAMRASLQALRSGGVEGIMIDVWWGLVEREAPGGYNWGGYEEVLQMARKVGLKVQAVMSFHQCGGNVGDSVSIPLPQWVVEEVDKDPDLAYTDQWGRRNHEYISLGADTLPVLRGRTPVQCFSDFMRAFRDNFKHLLGDTIVEIQVGMGPAGELRYPSYPEQDGTWNFPGIGAFQCYDKYSLSSLKAAAEAYGKPEWGSTGPTDAGHYNNWPEDTHFFKKEDGGWNTEYGEFFLTWYSQMLLNHGERILSSAKSIFENTDVKLSAKVAGIHWHYGTRSHAPELTAGYYNTRLRDGYLPIAQMLARHSAVFNFTCIEMRDHEQPQDALCAPEQLVNQVALATLAAEVPLAGENALPRYDDYAHEQIVKASALSFDQDSEGGNREMCAFTYLRMNPELFKAENWRRFVWFVKKMGEGRDSHRCWEEVEREAEHFVHVTQPLVQEAAVALTH